A genomic stretch from Coffea arabica cultivar ET-39 chromosome 10c, Coffea Arabica ET-39 HiFi, whole genome shotgun sequence includes:
- the LOC140003969 gene encoding enoyl-CoA hydratase 2, peroxisomal-like isoform X4: MHINLVVRKTFTYTERDVALYALGVGACLKDALDDKELKYVYHPDHAHQQSIQIQNVASISGLHDKGKATVLEIEILSYERESGELICMNRMAVFLRGLGGFSNSAQPYSYSKHPVNQTSSTRLPKSPPFAVFEECTQPSQALLYRLSGDYNPLHSDPRIAEIAGFSRPILHGLCTLGFAVRAVIKCICGGDQNRIKSISARFLLHVYPGETLITEMWLDGQRVLYQVKVKERSRAVLSGFVDLNLLNSSL; the protein is encoded by the exons atgcACATAAATTTGGTGGTGCGGAAAACATTTACTTATACAGAAAGAGATGTAGCTCTATATGCTCTGGGAGTTGGAGCTTGCTTGAAGGATGCTTTGGATGACAAGGAACTTAAGTATGTTTACCATCCTGATCACGCCCACCAGCAATCCATCCAG ATACAGAATGTAGCGAGCATATCTGGACTGCATGATAAAG GTAAGGCGACTGTTCTGGAAATTGAAATTCTAAGCTATGAGAGAGAGTCTGGTGAGTTAATATGCATGAACAG GATGGCTGTCTTTTTGAGAGGTTTGGGGGGGTTCTCAAATTCAGCTCAGCCATACTCATATTCAAAGCATCCCGTGAATCAGACATCAAGTACTAGACTCCCAAAAAGTCCACCATTTGCTGTGTTTGAGGAATGCACTCAACCATCTCAG GCATTACTTTACAGGCTTTCCGGAGATTACAATCCTTTGCATTCAGATCCCAGAATTGCTGAAATTGCTGG ATTTTCCCGTCCAATATTGCATGGGCTTTGCACACTCGGCTTTGCAGTTAGGGCTGTCATCAAATGTATCTGCGGAGGTGATCAAAATAGAATCAAGAGCATATCTGCCAGATTCCTGTTACATGTCTACCCTGGAGAAACTTTGATAACAGAAATGTGGCTTGATGGCCAGAG AGTATTGTACCAGGTGAAGGTGAAGGAGCGAAGCAGGGCTGTGCTTTCTGGGTTCGTGGATCTTAACCTGTTAAATTCATCTCTTTGA
- the LOC140003969 gene encoding enoyl-CoA hydratase 2, peroxisomal-like isoform X3, translating to MLWMTRNLSMFTILITPTSNPSRSCQPLLLCFVMEYDPRLLLHGQQYIEIYKPLPSSACIQNVASISGLHDKGKATVLEIEILSYERESGELICMNRMAVFLRGLGGFSNSAQPYSYSKHPVNQTSSTRLPKSPPFAVFEECTQPSQALLYRLSGDYNPLHSDPRIAEIAGFSRPILHGLCTLGFAVRAVIKCICGGDQNRIKSISARFLLHVYPGETLITEMWLDGQRVLYQVKVKERSRAVLSGFVDLNLLNSSL from the exons ATGCTTTGGATGACAAGGAACTTAAGTATGTTTACCATCCTGATCACGCCCACCAGCAATCCATCCAG GTCTTGCCAACCTTTGCTGCTTTGTTTTGTCATGGA ATATGATCCACGCCTTCTATTGCACGGGCAACAGTACATTGAAATCTACAAGCCACTTCCTTCTAGTGCTTGT ATACAGAATGTAGCGAGCATATCTGGACTGCATGATAAAG GTAAGGCGACTGTTCTGGAAATTGAAATTCTAAGCTATGAGAGAGAGTCTGGTGAGTTAATATGCATGAACAG GATGGCTGTCTTTTTGAGAGGTTTGGGGGGGTTCTCAAATTCAGCTCAGCCATACTCATATTCAAAGCATCCCGTGAATCAGACATCAAGTACTAGACTCCCAAAAAGTCCACCATTTGCTGTGTTTGAGGAATGCACTCAACCATCTCAG GCATTACTTTACAGGCTTTCCGGAGATTACAATCCTTTGCATTCAGATCCCAGAATTGCTGAAATTGCTGG ATTTTCCCGTCCAATATTGCATGGGCTTTGCACACTCGGCTTTGCAGTTAGGGCTGTCATCAAATGTATCTGCGGAGGTGATCAAAATAGAATCAAGAGCATATCTGCCAGATTCCTGTTACATGTCTACCCTGGAGAAACTTTGATAACAGAAATGTGGCTTGATGGCCAGAG AGTATTGTACCAGGTGAAGGTGAAGGAGCGAAGCAGGGCTGTGCTTTCTGGGTTCGTGGATCTTAACCTGTTAAATTCATCTCTTTGA
- the LOC140003969 gene encoding enoyl-CoA hydratase 2, peroxisomal-like isoform X1 yields MHINLVVRKTFTYTERDVALYALGVGACLKDALDDKELKYVYHPDHAHQQSIQVLPTFAALFCHGVSSEIGQLPSFSYDPRLLLHGQQYIEIYKPLPSSACIQNVASISGLHDKGKATVLEIEILSYERESGELICMNRMAVFLRGLGGFSNSAQPYSYSKHPVNQTSSTRLPKSPPFAVFEECTQPSQALLYRLSGDYNPLHSDPRIAEIAGFSRPILHGLCTLGFAVRAVIKCICGGDQNRIKSISARFLLHVYPGETLITEMWLDGQRVLYQVKVKERSRAVLSGFVDLNLLNSSL; encoded by the exons atgcACATAAATTTGGTGGTGCGGAAAACATTTACTTATACAGAAAGAGATGTAGCTCTATATGCTCTGGGAGTTGGAGCTTGCTTGAAGGATGCTTTGGATGACAAGGAACTTAAGTATGTTTACCATCCTGATCACGCCCACCAGCAATCCATCCAG GTCTTGCCAACCTTTGCTGCTTTGTTTTGTCATGGAGTAAGTTCAGAAATTGGGCAGCTTCCTAGCTTTTC ATATGATCCACGCCTTCTATTGCACGGGCAACAGTACATTGAAATCTACAAGCCACTTCCTTCTAGTGCTTGT ATACAGAATGTAGCGAGCATATCTGGACTGCATGATAAAG GTAAGGCGACTGTTCTGGAAATTGAAATTCTAAGCTATGAGAGAGAGTCTGGTGAGTTAATATGCATGAACAG GATGGCTGTCTTTTTGAGAGGTTTGGGGGGGTTCTCAAATTCAGCTCAGCCATACTCATATTCAAAGCATCCCGTGAATCAGACATCAAGTACTAGACTCCCAAAAAGTCCACCATTTGCTGTGTTTGAGGAATGCACTCAACCATCTCAG GCATTACTTTACAGGCTTTCCGGAGATTACAATCCTTTGCATTCAGATCCCAGAATTGCTGAAATTGCTGG ATTTTCCCGTCCAATATTGCATGGGCTTTGCACACTCGGCTTTGCAGTTAGGGCTGTCATCAAATGTATCTGCGGAGGTGATCAAAATAGAATCAAGAGCATATCTGCCAGATTCCTGTTACATGTCTACCCTGGAGAAACTTTGATAACAGAAATGTGGCTTGATGGCCAGAG AGTATTGTACCAGGTGAAGGTGAAGGAGCGAAGCAGGGCTGTGCTTTCTGGGTTCGTGGATCTTAACCTGTTAAATTCATCTCTTTGA
- the LOC140003969 gene encoding enoyl-CoA hydratase 2, peroxisomal-like isoform X2 translates to MHINLVVRKTFTYTERDVALYALGVGACLKDALDDKELKYVYHPDHAHQQSIQVLPTFAALFCHGIQNVASISGLHDKGKATVLEIEILSYERESGELICMNRMAVFLRGLGGFSNSAQPYSYSKHPVNQTSSTRLPKSPPFAVFEECTQPSQALLYRLSGDYNPLHSDPRIAEIAGFSRPILHGLCTLGFAVRAVIKCICGGDQNRIKSISARFLLHVYPGETLITEMWLDGQRVLYQVKVKERSRAVLSGFVDLNLLNSSL, encoded by the exons atgcACATAAATTTGGTGGTGCGGAAAACATTTACTTATACAGAAAGAGATGTAGCTCTATATGCTCTGGGAGTTGGAGCTTGCTTGAAGGATGCTTTGGATGACAAGGAACTTAAGTATGTTTACCATCCTGATCACGCCCACCAGCAATCCATCCAG GTCTTGCCAACCTTTGCTGCTTTGTTTTGTCATGGA ATACAGAATGTAGCGAGCATATCTGGACTGCATGATAAAG GTAAGGCGACTGTTCTGGAAATTGAAATTCTAAGCTATGAGAGAGAGTCTGGTGAGTTAATATGCATGAACAG GATGGCTGTCTTTTTGAGAGGTTTGGGGGGGTTCTCAAATTCAGCTCAGCCATACTCATATTCAAAGCATCCCGTGAATCAGACATCAAGTACTAGACTCCCAAAAAGTCCACCATTTGCTGTGTTTGAGGAATGCACTCAACCATCTCAG GCATTACTTTACAGGCTTTCCGGAGATTACAATCCTTTGCATTCAGATCCCAGAATTGCTGAAATTGCTGG ATTTTCCCGTCCAATATTGCATGGGCTTTGCACACTCGGCTTTGCAGTTAGGGCTGTCATCAAATGTATCTGCGGAGGTGATCAAAATAGAATCAAGAGCATATCTGCCAGATTCCTGTTACATGTCTACCCTGGAGAAACTTTGATAACAGAAATGTGGCTTGATGGCCAGAG AGTATTGTACCAGGTGAAGGTGAAGGAGCGAAGCAGGGCTGTGCTTTCTGGGTTCGTGGATCTTAACCTGTTAAATTCATCTCTTTGA